One stretch of Xanthomonas sp. DAR 35659 DNA includes these proteins:
- a CDS encoding DUF3298 domain-containing protein, giving the protein MAGCKREAATPAAEPAQAPPAAAPNAPAEPVAAAPVELKDVIEHSPSYVVGITFPPAINRYPGLAEAAGRYAQAARSELMEAVGGLGNDRPRAPYELSLQFEMLLERPDLVAVAADGSRYTGGAHGEPLVARFVWLPQQQRMLTAETLIPDPKAWTQVADYVATQLRQTVQTRLDAEQVPPEDRDAQVRSADKMIAEGTEPRAENFRQFQPLVDAAGKIVALRFVFPPYQVGPYSDGTQSVDVPASVLRGLVAPEYAALFAA; this is encoded by the coding sequence GTGGCCGGGTGCAAGCGCGAGGCGGCCACGCCCGCCGCCGAACCGGCGCAGGCGCCGCCGGCCGCTGCGCCGAACGCGCCGGCGGAGCCGGTCGCGGCCGCACCGGTGGAGCTGAAGGACGTGATCGAACACAGCCCCAGCTACGTGGTCGGCATCACCTTCCCGCCGGCGATCAACCGCTATCCGGGCCTGGCCGAGGCGGCCGGCCGCTACGCGCAGGCCGCGCGCAGCGAGTTGATGGAAGCGGTGGGCGGCCTCGGCAACGATCGTCCGCGCGCGCCCTACGAGTTGTCGCTGCAGTTCGAGATGCTGCTGGAACGGCCGGATCTGGTGGCGGTGGCCGCCGACGGCAGCCGCTACACCGGCGGCGCCCATGGCGAACCGCTGGTGGCGCGCTTCGTGTGGTTGCCGCAGCAGCAGCGCATGCTCACCGCCGAGACGCTGATCCCCGATCCCAAGGCGTGGACGCAGGTGGCCGACTACGTCGCCACGCAGTTGCGGCAGACCGTGCAGACGCGCCTGGATGCCGAGCAGGTGCCGCCGGAGGACCGCGACGCGCAGGTGCGCAGCGCCGACAAGATGATCGCCGAGGGCACCGAGCCGCGCGCGGAGAACTTCCGCCAGTTCCAGCCCCTGGTCGACGCCGCCGGCAAGATCGTGGCGTTGCGTTTCGTGTTCCCACCGTACCAGGTGGGGCCGTATTCCGACGGCACGCAGTCGGTGGACGTGCCGGCCAGCGTCTTGCGCGGGCTGGTGGCGCCGGAATACGCGGCGCTGTTCGCCGCGTAG
- a CDS encoding MarR family winged helix-turn-helix transcriptional regulator: MGSFDQTERRVAFTCERYPAFPREPAVLVRLVKHLYKRIHANACGLLKAHGLSPPEYEILMMLYGTPGQSITPTEVAEAAGEKPANITRLTDSLCSKGLLLRSASPDDRRKITLTLQPAGIALIEGMLPAVCGFLEEETAALDEAEQVQLETLLKKMLAGIDGPG; this comes from the coding sequence ATGGGAAGTTTTGATCAGACCGAGCGGCGTGTGGCCTTCACCTGTGAGCGCTACCCCGCCTTCCCGCGCGAGCCGGCGGTGCTGGTGCGGCTCGTCAAGCATCTGTACAAGCGCATCCACGCCAATGCCTGCGGATTGCTCAAGGCGCACGGCCTCAGCCCGCCGGAGTACGAGATCCTGATGATGCTGTATGGCACGCCCGGGCAGTCCATCACGCCGACCGAAGTGGCCGAGGCGGCGGGCGAGAAGCCGGCCAACATCACCCGTCTGACCGACAGCCTGTGCAGCAAGGGCCTGCTGCTGCGGTCGGCCAGTCCAGACGACCGGCGCAAGATCACGCTGACCCTGCAACCGGCCGGGATCGCGTTGATCGAAGGCATGCTGCCGGCGGTGTGCGGGTTCCTGGAAGAAGAGACCGCCGCCCTGGACGAGGCCGAGCAGGTGCAGCTGGAAACGCTGCTCAAGAAGATGCTCGCCGGCATCGACGGCCCCGGCTGA
- a CDS encoding M14 family metallopeptidase, which translates to MIRPWLAPFLLSMLLCSMPVLASATDLATDAERSGFARTGRYAETIALCEAFAQRYPQAVRCFNFGTTPEGRPMKALAVSTSGALDAAAAQARKLPVVLIQGGIHAGEIDGKDAGFLALRELLDGKAARGALDKQVWVFVPVFNVDGHERFGAWNRPNQRGPEQMGWRTTAQNLNLNRDYVKADAPEMQAMLRLVGQWDPLLYVDLHVTDGAQFEHDVSVQVEPLHAGDAALRGDGLRLRDGVLADLKRQGSLPLPYYPSFVVNDDPASGFADDVATPRFSHGYFQLRNRFGVLVETHSWKPYPQRVRITRNTIVSVLQQVARNGARWRADALAADARAQRLGGQTLALDYRTTEASHLVDFRGYAYTRTLSPVSGALMTRYDERTPQIWRVPLRDQIVPSVEVVAPRGGYLVPAARAALVAAKLQQHGIAFRTLDHDATLPVQTFRADAASFAARSSEGHQRLSVEGTWAPETRTLGAGALFVPIAQPKARLLMALLEPQAPDSLLQWGEFNSAFERTEYMEDYVAEDVARQMLASDPALKAEFERKLEQDADFAKDPHARLEFFYRRHSSWDAQYRLYPVMRSDEAPS; encoded by the coding sequence ATGATCCGACCCTGGCTGGCCCCTTTCCTGCTGTCGATGCTGCTGTGCAGCATGCCAGTGCTGGCCAGCGCCACGGACCTCGCCACCGACGCCGAGCGCAGCGGGTTCGCGCGCACCGGGCGCTATGCCGAGACCATCGCGCTGTGCGAGGCCTTCGCCCAGCGCTACCCGCAGGCGGTGCGCTGTTTCAACTTCGGCACCACGCCCGAGGGGCGGCCGATGAAGGCGCTGGCCGTGTCCACCTCCGGCGCGCTCGATGCCGCCGCGGCGCAGGCGCGCAAACTGCCGGTGGTGTTGATCCAGGGCGGCATCCACGCCGGCGAGATCGACGGCAAGGACGCCGGCTTCCTGGCGCTGCGCGAACTGCTCGACGGCAAGGCCGCGCGCGGCGCGCTGGACAAGCAGGTGTGGGTGTTCGTGCCGGTGTTCAACGTCGACGGCCACGAGCGCTTCGGCGCCTGGAACCGCCCCAACCAGCGCGGCCCGGAGCAGATGGGCTGGCGCACCACCGCGCAGAACCTCAATCTCAACCGCGACTACGTCAAGGCCGACGCGCCGGAGATGCAGGCGATGCTGCGCCTGGTCGGACAATGGGATCCGTTGCTGTACGTGGACCTGCACGTCACCGACGGCGCGCAGTTCGAGCACGACGTGTCGGTGCAGGTGGAACCGCTGCACGCCGGCGACGCCGCGCTGCGCGGCGACGGCCTGCGCCTGCGCGACGGCGTGCTCGCCGACCTCAAGCGCCAGGGTTCGCTGCCGCTGCCCTACTACCCCTCGTTCGTGGTCAACGACGACCCGGCCTCCGGCTTCGCCGACGACGTGGCCACGCCGCGTTTCTCGCACGGCTACTTCCAGTTGCGCAACCGCTTCGGCGTGCTGGTCGAAACCCATTCGTGGAAGCCGTATCCGCAGCGCGTGCGCATCACCCGCAACACCATCGTCTCGGTGCTGCAGCAGGTGGCGCGCAATGGCGCCCGCTGGCGCGCCGATGCGCTGGCCGCCGACGCGCGCGCGCAGCGCCTGGGCGGGCAGACGCTGGCGCTGGACTACCGCACCACCGAGGCCTCGCATCTGGTGGACTTCCGCGGCTACGCCTACACCCGCACGCTCTCGCCGGTGTCGGGCGCGCTGATGACCCGCTACGACGAGCGCACCCCACAGATCTGGCGCGTGCCGCTGCGCGACCAGATCGTGCCCAGCGTCGAAGTGGTCGCGCCGCGCGGCGGCTATCTGGTGCCGGCGGCGCGGGCCGCGCTGGTCGCGGCCAAGCTGCAGCAGCACGGCATCGCCTTCCGCACCCTGGACCACGACGCCACCTTGCCGGTGCAGACCTTCCGCGCCGACGCCGCCAGCTTCGCCGCGCGCTCGTCCGAAGGCCACCAGCGGCTCAGCGTCGAGGGCACCTGGGCGCCGGAGACACGCACGCTCGGCGCCGGCGCGCTGTTCGTGCCGATCGCCCAGCCCAAGGCGCGGCTGCTGATGGCGCTGCTGGAACCGCAGGCGCCGGACTCGCTGCTGCAGTGGGGCGAGTTCAACAGCGCGTTCGAGCGCACCGAGTACATGGAAGACTATGTCGCCGAGGACGTGGCCCGGCAGATGCTGGCCAGCGACCCGGCGCTGAAGGCCGAGTTCGAGCGCAAGCTCGAGCAGGACGCCGACTTCGCCAAGGATCCGCATGCGCGGCTGGAGTTCTTCTACCGCCGCCATTCCTCCTGGGATGCGCAGTACCGGCTGTACCCGGTGATGCGCAGCGACGAAGCGCCCTCCTAG
- a CDS encoding glycoside hydrolase family 3 C-terminal domain-containing protein, whose amino-acid sequence MKTFSGLLCLALALAWPAFAAPAPATDKDAPTLSVVTLNLYHDKLDWPQRRTQIVQTLRDLHPDAIALEEVLQHDTLPNQAQWLAEQLGYTWYFTSVDPPGAAQRYGNALLTRRPVLAREQIRLNPLDDSRTAGRLRLDVDGHVVNLYVTHLHWTEAGGALRERQLQDLLAWVDKTADGAPSLLAGDFNASADAPELAALRSGFGDSYGSLHGARDSRADSTLNPKFNPPKRIDHVFFQRDRFAPVSSRILFRKPDANGVWASDHFGLLSTLRLVPGAAADPQRPWTDRSLSPDRRAALLVQAMTQDEKFQMLHSYFGLGKDGGPLPPGALGSAGFVPAIERLGIASQQLADAGVGVTNPGNVRPGDFATAMPSGPATAATWNRELAFAGGATMGRESWQQGFNVLLAGSVNLQRDPRNGRNFEYAGEDPLLAGVMVGESIRGVQSQRVVSTMKHFAMNDLETGRNTHSADIGEQAMHESDLLAFELALQIGEPGSVMCSYNRINGVYGCEHDYLLNRVLKQEWKFPGYVMSDWGGVHSGSKAALAGLDQQSAGEVFDKAVYFDAPLRLAVAGGTVPQARLDDMVRRILRAFIATGSFDHPPQRQPIDAEAGGRAAQRVVEEGTVLLRNERQTLPLPRTLRRIAVIGGHADKGVIGGGGSSMVGITVNGGNAVPGIAPTTWPGPVMFHPSSPLQALRQALPDARIDYASGDDVAAAAKLARGAEAVIVFATQWSAESVDLPDIKLPGKQDALIAAMAKANPRTVVVLETNGPVAMPWLQQVPAVLEAWYPGIRGGEALARLLLGDVNPSGRLPVTWLRDVAQLPRPSIPGLGFKPAQPPGASVDYDIEGANVGYRWFAARGLEPVYAFGHGLSYTRFDYANLSVQVDGANVVASFDVRNSGEREGADVPQLYLRLPQGRHTPIRLVGWDKLTLKPGETRRVSIVAEPRTLADYDPAQRQWRIAAGDYELVLGRSATQAEATAPLRLQETVLPRP is encoded by the coding sequence ATGAAAACGTTTTCAGGACTTCTTTGCCTGGCGCTCGCGCTGGCCTGGCCGGCGTTCGCCGCGCCCGCGCCCGCGACCGACAAGGACGCACCCACGCTCAGCGTGGTCACGCTGAACCTGTACCACGACAAGCTCGACTGGCCGCAGCGGCGCACCCAGATCGTGCAGACCCTGCGCGACCTGCATCCGGACGCGATCGCGCTGGAGGAAGTGCTGCAGCACGACACGTTGCCCAACCAGGCGCAATGGCTGGCCGAGCAACTGGGCTACACCTGGTATTTCACCAGCGTCGATCCGCCCGGCGCCGCGCAGCGCTACGGCAACGCACTGCTGACCCGGCGCCCGGTCCTGGCGCGCGAGCAGATCCGCCTGAACCCGCTCGACGACAGCCGCACGGCCGGACGCCTGCGCCTGGACGTGGACGGCCACGTGGTCAATCTCTACGTCACCCACCTGCACTGGACCGAGGCCGGCGGCGCGCTGCGCGAGCGTCAGCTGCAGGACCTGCTGGCCTGGGTCGACAAGACCGCGGACGGCGCGCCGTCGCTGCTGGCCGGCGACTTCAACGCCAGCGCCGACGCGCCGGAACTGGCGGCGCTGCGCAGCGGCTTCGGCGACAGCTACGGCAGCCTGCACGGCGCCAGGGACAGCCGCGCCGACAGCACCTTGAACCCGAAGTTCAATCCGCCCAAGCGCATCGACCATGTGTTCTTCCAGCGCGACAGGTTCGCGCCGGTGAGCAGCCGCATCCTGTTCCGCAAGCCGGATGCGAACGGCGTGTGGGCCTCCGACCACTTCGGCCTGCTCAGCACCCTGCGCCTGGTGCCGGGCGCGGCGGCCGACCCGCAGCGTCCCTGGACCGATCGCAGCCTGTCCCCGGATCGCCGCGCCGCGCTGCTGGTGCAGGCGATGACCCAGGACGAGAAGTTCCAGATGCTGCACAGCTACTTCGGCCTGGGCAAGGATGGCGGCCCGCTGCCGCCGGGCGCGCTCGGCTCGGCCGGCTTCGTGCCGGCGATCGAACGGCTCGGCATCGCGTCGCAGCAGCTGGCCGACGCCGGCGTCGGCGTGACCAATCCGGGCAACGTGCGTCCCGGCGATTTCGCGACCGCGATGCCGTCCGGGCCGGCCACCGCCGCCACCTGGAACCGCGAACTGGCCTTTGCCGGCGGCGCGACCATGGGCCGCGAATCCTGGCAGCAGGGCTTCAATGTGCTGCTGGCCGGCAGCGTCAACCTGCAGCGCGATCCGCGCAACGGCCGCAACTTCGAGTACGCCGGCGAAGACCCGCTGCTGGCCGGCGTCATGGTCGGCGAGTCGATCCGCGGCGTGCAGAGCCAGCGCGTGGTGTCGACGATGAAGCACTTCGCGATGAACGACCTGGAGACCGGGCGCAACACCCACAGCGCCGACATCGGCGAACAGGCAATGCACGAATCGGACCTGCTGGCCTTCGAGCTGGCGCTGCAGATCGGCGAACCCGGTTCGGTGATGTGCTCCTACAACCGCATCAACGGCGTGTACGGTTGCGAGCACGACTACCTGCTCAACCGGGTGCTCAAGCAGGAGTGGAAGTTCCCCGGCTACGTGATGTCCGACTGGGGCGGCGTGCATAGCGGCTCCAAGGCCGCGCTGGCCGGGCTGGACCAGCAGTCGGCCGGCGAAGTGTTCGACAAGGCGGTGTACTTCGATGCGCCGCTGCGCCTGGCGGTGGCCGGCGGCACGGTGCCGCAGGCGCGCCTGGACGACATGGTGCGGCGCATCCTGCGCGCCTTCATCGCCACCGGCAGCTTCGACCACCCGCCGCAGCGGCAGCCGATCGACGCCGAGGCCGGCGGCCGCGCCGCGCAGCGGGTGGTCGAGGAAGGCACGGTGCTGTTGCGCAACGAGCGGCAGACACTGCCGCTGCCGCGCACGCTGCGCCGCATCGCGGTGATCGGCGGCCATGCCGACAAGGGCGTGATCGGCGGCGGCGGCTCGTCGATGGTCGGCATCACCGTCAACGGCGGCAACGCGGTGCCGGGCATCGCCCCGACCACCTGGCCGGGCCCGGTGATGTTCCATCCGTCCTCGCCGCTGCAGGCGCTGCGCCAGGCCTTGCCGGACGCGCGGATCGACTACGCCAGCGGCGACGACGTGGCCGCGGCGGCCAAGCTCGCGCGCGGCGCCGAGGCGGTGATCGTGTTCGCCACGCAGTGGTCGGCCGAATCGGTGGACCTGCCGGACATCAAGCTGCCCGGCAAGCAGGACGCGCTGATCGCGGCGATGGCCAAGGCCAATCCGCGCACGGTGGTGGTGCTGGAGACCAACGGCCCGGTGGCGATGCCGTGGCTGCAGCAGGTGCCGGCGGTGCTGGAAGCCTGGTACCCGGGCATCCGTGGCGGCGAAGCGCTGGCGCGGCTGCTGCTGGGCGACGTCAACCCGTCCGGGCGCCTGCCGGTGACCTGGCTGCGCGACGTGGCGCAGTTGCCGCGGCCGTCGATCCCGGGGCTGGGCTTCAAGCCGGCGCAACCGCCCGGCGCCAGCGTCGACTACGACATCGAAGGCGCCAACGTCGGCTACCGCTGGTTCGCCGCGCGCGGCCTGGAGCCGGTGTACGCGTTCGGCCACGGCCTGTCCTACACCCGCTTCGACTACGCCAACCTGAGCGTGCAGGTGGATGGCGCCAACGTCGTCGCCAGCTTCGATGTGCGCAACAGCGGCGAACGCGAGGGCGCCGACGTGCCGCAGCTGTACCTGCGCCTGCCGCAGGGCCGGCACACGCCGATCCGCCTGGTCGGCTGGGACAAGCTCACGCTCAAGCCCGGCGAAACCCGTCGCGTCAGCATCGTCGCCGAGCCCAGGACCCTGGCCGACTACGATCCGGCGCAGCGCCAGTGGCGCATCGCCGCCGGCGACTACGAACTGGTGCTGGGCCGCTCGGCGACGCAGGCCGAGGCCACCGCGCCGCTGCGCTTGCAGGAGACCGTGCTGCCGCGTCCGTGA
- a CDS encoding oligopeptide:H+ symporter, with the protein MSAQARAGARMPRQIPYIIGNEACERFSFYGMRNILVQFLITSLLLQEVTAPGREAEAKHIMHSFMIGVYFFPLLGGWLADRFFGKYSTILWFSLVYCVGHACLALFEGHRNGFFLGLGLIALGAGGIKPLVASFMGDQFDQSNKQLAKVVFDAFYWIINFGSLFASLLIPLALKNLGPGWAFGIPGILMFVATLVFWAGRHRYVRVPLPPKDPHGFAQVVRSALLARAPGQGRPGLALAVVAVALAVASAALVPTLGIVICLCLALVSLLAGIGGGTWWQLERARALHPDAAVDGVRAVLRVLVVFALVTPFFSLFDQKASTWVLQGQQMRMPEWFSASQMQALNPALVMLLIPFNNLVLYPLLRRRGYEPTALRRMTAGIAFSGLAWIVVGTLQVAMDGGDALSIAWQILPYALLTFGEVLVSATGLEFAYSQAPQSMKGVVMSFWNLTTTVGNLWVLLSNAAVRNDTVTAHIGSTGLSEAAFLMFFFAAFALVAALLFGLYARRYRMVDHYRTA; encoded by the coding sequence ATGAGCGCGCAAGCACGCGCCGGCGCGCGGATGCCGCGCCAGATTCCCTACATCATCGGCAACGAGGCCTGCGAGCGCTTCAGCTTCTACGGGATGCGCAACATCCTGGTGCAGTTCCTGATCACCTCGCTGCTGCTGCAGGAAGTGACCGCGCCCGGCCGCGAGGCCGAGGCCAAGCACATCATGCACAGCTTCATGATCGGCGTGTATTTCTTCCCGCTGCTCGGCGGCTGGCTGGCCGACCGCTTCTTCGGCAAGTACAGCACCATCCTGTGGTTCAGCCTGGTCTACTGCGTCGGCCATGCCTGCCTGGCGCTGTTCGAGGGCCACCGCAACGGCTTCTTCCTCGGCCTGGGCCTGATCGCGCTGGGCGCGGGCGGGATCAAGCCGTTGGTGGCCTCGTTCATGGGCGACCAGTTCGACCAGTCCAACAAGCAGTTGGCCAAGGTGGTGTTCGACGCGTTCTACTGGATCATCAACTTCGGCTCGCTGTTCGCCTCGCTGCTGATCCCGCTGGCGCTGAAGAACCTCGGCCCGGGCTGGGCGTTCGGCATTCCCGGCATCCTGATGTTCGTGGCCACGCTGGTGTTCTGGGCCGGGCGCCACCGCTACGTGCGGGTGCCGTTGCCGCCCAAGGACCCGCACGGCTTCGCCCAGGTGGTGCGCAGCGCGCTGCTGGCGCGCGCGCCGGGGCAGGGGCGTCCGGGCCTGGCGCTGGCGGTGGTCGCGGTGGCGCTGGCGGTGGCCAGTGCCGCGCTGGTGCCGACGCTGGGCATCGTGATCTGCCTGTGCCTGGCGCTGGTGTCGCTGCTGGCCGGCATCGGCGGCGGCACCTGGTGGCAACTGGAGCGCGCCCGCGCGCTGCATCCGGACGCGGCGGTGGACGGCGTGCGCGCGGTGCTGCGGGTGCTGGTGGTGTTCGCGCTGGTGACGCCGTTCTTCTCGCTGTTCGACCAGAAGGCCTCGACCTGGGTGCTGCAGGGCCAGCAAATGCGCATGCCGGAATGGTTCAGCGCCTCGCAGATGCAGGCGCTGAATCCGGCCCTGGTGATGCTGCTGATCCCGTTCAACAACCTGGTGCTGTACCCGCTGCTGCGCCGCCGCGGCTACGAGCCGACCGCGCTGCGGCGGATGACCGCCGGCATCGCCTTCAGCGGTCTGGCCTGGATCGTGGTCGGCACGCTGCAGGTGGCCATGGACGGCGGCGACGCGCTGTCCATCGCCTGGCAGATCCTGCCGTATGCGCTGCTCACCTTCGGCGAGGTGCTGGTCTCGGCGACCGGGCTGGAGTTCGCCTATAGCCAGGCGCCGCAGTCGATGAAGGGCGTGGTGATGAGCTTCTGGAACCTGACCACCACGGTCGGCAACCTGTGGGTGCTGCTGTCCAACGCGGCGGTGCGCAACGACACCGTCACCGCGCACATCGGCAGCACCGGACTCAGCGAAGCCGCGTTCCTGATGTTCTTCTTCGCCGCCTTCGCCCTGGTCGCCGCGCTGCTGTTCGGCCTGTACGCGCGCCGCTACCGCATGGTCGACCACTACCGCACCGCCTGA
- a CDS encoding GNAT family N-acetyltransferase, whose translation MHAASPPPIAHDPQRQRFTLQQEGHEAELDYLVQDGRLVITHTGVPTAIGGRGLAAGLVTAALQYARAQGMTVVPACAYAALFLQRHPEYADLLG comes from the coding sequence ATGCACGCTGCCTCCCCTCCGCCGATCGCGCACGACCCGCAGCGGCAGCGTTTCACCCTGCAGCAGGAGGGGCACGAGGCCGAACTGGACTACCTGGTGCAGGACGGGCGCCTGGTCATCACCCATACCGGCGTGCCGACCGCGATCGGCGGCCGCGGGCTGGCGGCGGGGTTGGTAACGGCGGCATTGCAGTATGCGCGGGCGCAGGGAATGACAGTGGTCCCGGCCTGCGCGTATGCGGCGCTGTTCCTGCAGCGCCATCCCGAGTACGCCGATCTGCTCGGCTGA
- a CDS encoding rhomboid family intramembrane serine protease — translation MPSVTPVNLVLIVLTVLVSWAAFNNRGLLDRLILWPPAIDRHRQYDRLVTYGFIHADFPHLLFNMITLYFFGGPIERLMERVTGSLLVYPLFYLAALVVSILPSYLKNQKNPNYMSLGASGAVSAVLFAYILMAPWTGIYFFFIPIPIPAILYAVFYVGYSIWMDRRGGDNVNHSAHLAGAAFGVMFLLIMEPSVLQHFLSQLAQPRFGRD, via the coding sequence ATGCCGTCCGTCACCCCCGTCAATCTGGTCCTGATCGTGCTCACCGTGCTGGTGTCGTGGGCCGCGTTCAACAACCGCGGCCTGCTCGACCGGCTGATCCTGTGGCCGCCGGCGATCGACCGGCACCGGCAATACGATCGCCTGGTGACCTACGGCTTCATCCACGCCGATTTCCCGCACCTGCTGTTCAACATGATCACGCTGTACTTCTTCGGCGGCCCGATCGAGCGGCTGATGGAGCGGGTGACCGGCAGCCTGCTGGTGTATCCGCTGTTCTACCTGGCGGCGCTGGTGGTCTCGATCCTGCCCAGCTACCTGAAGAACCAGAAGAACCCGAACTACATGAGCCTGGGCGCGTCCGGCGCGGTGTCGGCGGTGCTGTTCGCCTACATCCTGATGGCGCCGTGGACCGGGATCTATTTCTTCTTCATCCCGATCCCGATCCCCGCGATCCTGTACGCCGTGTTCTACGTCGGCTACAGCATCTGGATGGACCGCCGTGGCGGCGACAACGTCAACCACAGCGCGCACCTGGCCGGGGCCGCGTTCGGCGTGATGTTCCTGCTGATCATGGAGCCGTCGGTGCTGCAGCACTTCCTGAGCCAGTTGGCGCAGCCGCGCTTCGGCCGCGACTGA
- a CDS encoding endonuclease/exonuclease/phosphatase family protein, whose protein sequence is MTGTPRRWQRLGWLLLALAAAARAQAPSDPSPAPPGAALDVVSLNLDQDRDDWPARRVRLVEVLQRLRPEAIALQEVLQTPDLPNQAQWLAAQLGYHCHFISPDPPSRPQRRGNALLTRLPVLEEAETLLHPFEDYSVAGLVRVDLHGQAVNLYFARLHATREGGASRREQADDLMAWIDATAEGVPSLLAGGFFAAADAPDLAPLAARFADSDARLRRARADAPRNGLDPRMFALAAQADHVFFEPERFRPLRSAPLLPRTAGAARAAAPRGLLVTMQPLDPPPADALPPLPVP, encoded by the coding sequence ATGACGGGCACCCCACGACGATGGCAGCGCCTGGGCTGGCTGCTGCTGGCCCTGGCCGCCGCTGCGCGTGCGCAAGCGCCGTCCGATCCCTCGCCCGCGCCGCCCGGCGCCGCGCTCGACGTGGTCAGCCTCAATCTGGACCAGGACCGCGACGACTGGCCGGCGCGCCGCGTGCGCCTGGTCGAGGTGCTGCAGCGCCTGCGACCGGAGGCCATCGCATTGCAGGAAGTGCTGCAGACCCCCGACCTGCCGAACCAGGCGCAATGGCTGGCGGCGCAACTCGGGTACCACTGCCATTTCATCAGCCCGGATCCGCCGAGCCGGCCGCAGCGGCGCGGCAACGCCCTGCTGACCCGGTTGCCGGTGCTGGAGGAGGCGGAAACCCTGCTGCATCCGTTCGAGGACTACAGCGTGGCCGGGCTGGTGCGCGTGGACCTGCACGGGCAGGCGGTGAACCTGTACTTCGCCCGCCTGCACGCCACCCGCGAGGGCGGCGCCAGCCGGCGCGAGCAGGCCGACGACCTGATGGCGTGGATCGACGCCACCGCCGAGGGCGTGCCGTCGCTGCTGGCCGGCGGCTTCTTCGCCGCCGCCGACGCCCCGGACCTGGCGCCGCTGGCCGCGCGCTTCGCCGACAGCGACGCGCGCCTGCGCCGCGCGCGCGCCGATGCGCCGCGCAACGGCCTGGATCCGCGCATGTTCGCGCTCGCCGCGCAGGCCGACCATGTGTTCTTCGAACCCGAGCGCTTCCGTCCGCTGCGCAGCGCGCCGCTGCTGCCGCGGACGGCGGGCGCGGCACGCGCGGCCGCGCCGCGCGGTCTGCTGGTGACGATGCAGCCGCTGGATCCGCCGCCGGCGGACGCGCTGCCGCCGCTACCGGTGCCATGA
- a CDS encoding response regulator gives MLVVDDHPLLRDGIAAVLSAQPDLLSVGEAADGLQALQAYRALRPDLVLLDLQLPGMSGIDVIVALRKEFPQARIVVVTASRGDVQAVRALEAGASGYLLKSALRRELVETVRAVYHGRRQVQAEVAADIAEHLLGDSLSAREIQVLRSVAAGNSNKAVAALLAIAEETVKAHMKNILCKLGARDRTHAVAIALKRGIIDL, from the coding sequence ATCCTCGTCGTCGACGACCATCCGCTGCTGCGCGACGGCATCGCCGCGGTGCTGTCGGCGCAGCCGGACCTGTTGTCGGTCGGCGAGGCCGCCGACGGCCTGCAGGCGCTGCAGGCCTACCGCGCGCTGCGTCCGGACCTGGTGCTGCTGGACCTGCAGTTGCCCGGCATGAGCGGGATCGACGTCATCGTCGCGCTGCGCAAGGAATTCCCACAGGCGCGGATCGTGGTGGTCACCGCCTCGCGCGGCGACGTGCAGGCGGTGCGCGCGCTGGAAGCCGGCGCCAGCGGCTACCTGCTCAAGAGCGCGCTGCGCCGCGAACTGGTCGAGACGGTGCGCGCGGTGTACCACGGGCGCCGCCAGGTGCAGGCCGAAGTGGCGGCGGACATCGCCGAACACCTGCTCGGCGACAGCCTGTCCGCGCGCGAGATCCAGGTGTTGCGCAGCGTGGCGGCGGGCAATTCCAACAAGGCCGTCGCCGCGCTGTTGGCGATCGCCGAGGAAACGGTCAAGGCGCACATGAAGAACATCCTGTGCAAGCTCGGCGCGCGCGACCGCACGCATGCGGTGGCGATCGCGCTCAAGCGCGGCATCATCGATCTTTAG